Genomic DNA from Pseudomonadota bacterium:
GTCGGGGCTGTGTCCGCCGAGGGAGGCACGTCAGACGCCGCCCTCGACTGGCGCCTCGTCTACCAGAGCCGCAGCGGCCCGCCTTCCCAGCCCTGGCTCGGTCCCGATGTGAGCGACGCCATCGATGCTGCCGCCGACGCCGGCCGCAAGGCCGTTGTGGTGGTGCCCATCGGCTTCATCTCCGACCACATGGAGGTCATCCACGACCTCGACCAGGAAGCCGCCGAGCGCGCCGCCGCTCGCGGCGTGCAGATGGTGCGCGCGGCCACGGCCGGCACCCATCCCGTGTTCGTTTCGATGGTGCGCGATCTCATCGCCGAGCGACTGAGCGGCACCAGCGAACGCCCCTGCGTGGGGGCTCGCGGCCCGAACCCAGATGTCTGCCTCACCGACTGCTGCCCTGCGCCGCAGCGACCCGCGGGTCCGCCTGCGGGTGCCGCGGGCGGGCGACCCGCGCAGTAGAAGATACGGGATCAGCGGGGCTTCTCGCTCACAGGCTCGACACCATATCCCAGCTGCGTCAACGCCCGCACGATGCCCGCCAGCTGCCGGCGCGCCTCGCGGTAGCCCGCCATGGTGACGGGATGATTGGGGGCCTCGTCTCGCAGGTGGCGGCAGAGCCCGCGGGGCACGAGGCCCTCGATTTCGAGGCGCTCGACGGCCGACCAGGCGTTGGCGTGCACGTGCGCGATGTGAAAGAGATCGCGCACATCGAGATAGCGCAGCACCTGAAGCAGCGTGTCAGACGAGAGGCGGGCGAGATCGACGCACACCGGGTCATCGACGTCGCGTTCGTTCGACGCCTCGAGACGATGTGTGGGCGGCTGCCCGAGCTGACGCGCGATCCATGCAGCGACATGAGCGCGCAGCTCGGTGAGCGCAGGTGCAAGGTGACGCTTCAGCATCGCTTCTCCGACGGCACCGACCCGCGCGCCGTACATGACGACCCGGGCCAGCACAACGACGACGAGCATCGCAACGGCGGTCACCTCCTCGTGCCCCTGAGATGTGCCGAGCAGAACCTGCGCGCCCACCAGCGACGCGCCCGCTACGATGATCATCCCGCAGGCCGCCAGCCCTGCCGCAAGCCCCGCCGATTCGGTGAGCCTGCGCGAGTCGACGCGCATCGAGCCCTGGGCAGCCGATGCCATCTCCATCGAAAACATGAGACTTCAATCCCCTCTCGAATCGATTCGATGAATTGAAGTCTAGCGCGTCTGCATTGACAAGCTCGCGCCCAGATCGGACCGCGATGTTACGATTGGGTGAACGCGATGTGAACCCGTGTGAACAGTCTGCAACGCCTTGTAACACCGGTGATGGGCATCACGCCTCGCGCGCTTGAAGCCTCTCGCTCAGCCGACGTGACCGTGCGGCTCGGCGTCGCTGCCCTTCTCGCCCGCTTCGTCGGGCGGAAGCAGAATGTTCAGGACCACAGCAGTCACGGTTCCCACGGTGAGACCGCTCTCCACCAGGGCCTGCAGCAGGTCGATCGCAAACCGTTCGAGCGCCGTGCTCGCTTGAAGCGCGTGAATCTGCGCTGTGGCGCTCGGCACCATGGTCACCCCCAGACCGAGCGCGAGAGATACTGCAAGAATGAGCTGGTTGCGCGGGGTGAAGCCATCGCGCTGCACAATGTCGAGGCCCGCCACCGCCACCAGGGCGAACATGACCACGGTGGCGCCACCCAGAACCGGGGGTGGCATGATCGAGACGAGCGCGGCCAGCTTGGGAAACACACCCAACGCCATGAGCATGAGCCCCACGATCATGCCCACCTGCCGAGACGCCACCCGCGTGAGCGAGATGACCGCCACGTTCTGCGAGAAGCTCGTCTTGGGCAGCGCCCCGAACGTGCTCGTGACCGCACACCCGAGTCCATCGGCCAGCAGCCCGCCCTGCATGCGCGACACATACGTCGGACCGCTCACGGGCTCACCCGACACCGACGCGGTGGCCGTAAGGCTTCCCAGGCACTCGATGGAGACGACAAGGTAGCCGAGAATCCACGGCAGCACCCGCGCCAGATCGAACCGCAGCGGATAGCGAAAGGGCACGGGCATGTGCATCCACGCCGCGCTCGACAAGGCCGAGAAGTCGAGACGCCCGAGCGCGGCAGCCACCAGGTAGCCCGCAGCGAGACCGATGGCAATGGAGGCGGTCGCGAACAAGCCACGCCCCCGCGCGTTCAAGATCACGATCACCATCATGGTGAAGAGCCCGAGTGCCAGGTTCGATGGGCTTCCGAAATCGCTCGCCCTGCCCCCCCCAGCGAAAGCGTTGAACCCCACGCTGATCAGGCTCAGTCCCACCAGGGTCACCACCGAGCCCGTCACCACCGGAGGGAAGAAGCGCTGCGCCACACCGAAGGTGCGGCTCACGATCATGGGCACGAACGCGCCGATGAGCGCAAGGGTGAACACGAGAGGCAACCCACCGGCCTTCCCCGTGTCGATGGCCAACCCCACCATGACGAAGGTGGTTCCCTGAATGCTCAGCAAGCCGCTTCCCACCGGCCCGAAGCGATGCGCCTGGAGGTACGAGTTCACCCCCGAGGTGAAGAGCGACATGCTCACCAGCAGACCCGTCTCGGCCATGTCGCAGCCGAGCGCCCTGGCCACGATGAGGGGCGGCGTGATGACCCCCACAAACACGGCCAGCACGTGCTGCAATGCAAGCAGCAGCGCCGGCCCCGCGGGCACCTTGTCATCGACACCGTAGAGCAGCTTCATTCGACTCGGCTCCGTCCCACCGACATGGCGCGCGCCGCGGCCGAGGCCCGCATGGGCAGCGTGTAGCGCCACTCGCCGTCGAAGGCGTGCAGGGCCGCGGCGACAGCGGGGGCGGTGGGAACCAGGCCGATCTCGCCCACGCCCTTGGCCCCCATGGGCCCCTCAGGCGTGGGGGCTTCGACGAGGATGACATCAACCGCGGGCATGTCCTTGGCGCGCAGCACCCCCAGATCACGCAGGCGCGACGTGACCGGCACCCCGCGCTCACACGCCAGCTCCTCGGTGAGCGCGTAGCCCATGCCCATGTGCACCGATCCCTCGATCTGTCCGCTGCACAGGGCCGGGTTCACCACGCGACCCACGTCGTGGGCCGCGATGATGCGCTCGACGCGCCCCGCGGAATCGAGGAGGCACACCTGCGTGGCGTACGAGAACGCGGTGTGGGTCTTGATGCGCGTTGCGCCCGCGTCGTTTAGCGAAGTGGTGTCGTCGACCGTCACGTCGGCCGCGTACACCCGCCCCGCGAGGTCGGCGAGCGTGTGGCCCTGCTCGAGGTCGGCCCGCAGCTTCGCCGCCGCCGAGAGCACGGCGCGCCCGCCGAAGAGCGTGGCCCGCGAGCCCGTGGTCTGACCGCAGTCGAGGGCATAGGTCGAATCGACCTTCACGCGAAAGGTCGAGGCGGGCAGCCCCGTCGCTTCGACCGCGAACTGGGTGAGCACGGTGAGCAGGCCCTGCCCCATCTCGGTGTAGCCGTTGAAGATGGTGACGTGGGCGTCCGGCTCGACCACGAGCCGCGCTTTCCCAAATTCGACAACACCGTTGCCGATGCCGCTGTTCTTGAGCCCGCAGGCGATACCCACCGCCTGCCCACGCGCGCGCGCCGCCTGCCAGGTCTCTCGCACCGCCGCCAGGGTGGCCTTCAGACCCACTGAGTGCTCGAGCACCTGCCCCGTGGCAAAGGTGTCACCGACCTCGAGGGCGTTGCGCCAGCGCATCCCAAAGGGGTCGAGACCGCACAGCGCGGCCAGGCGGTCGACCGCCCCCTCGATGGCGAACGCGGTCTGGTTGACACCGAACCCGCGCATGGCGCCACACGGTGGATGGTTGGTGTACACGGCCCGCGCCTCGACATCGACGTGAGGCACGCGGTACGGGCCGCAGGCGTGCCCCGCCGCCCGCTCAAGCACCTTGGCCCCCACCGAGGCGTAGGCGCCGCTGTCGCCCACGATGCGGGCGTGCACGGCGGTGAGGCGCCCGTCGGCGTCGCAGCCCACACGGTAGTGCATGCGCATGGGGTGTCGCTTGGGATGCATGCGCACCGACTCGTCACGGCTCAAGGTCACCCGGACCGGCTGGCCGCTCACCTGCGCGAGCAGGGCCGCGTGCGCCTGCACCGACAGGTCCTCCTTGCCGCCGAAGGCGCCTCCGTTGGGCACCAGCACCACGTCGACCGCATCTTCCGGCAGCCCCGTGAACGCGGCCACCTGTCGGCGATCGTCGTAGATGCCCTGGCCCTGGGTGTACAGGCGCAGCCGCCCTCCGTCGAGGGGTTCGGCGAGAGCGCTCTCGGGCTCGAGGAAGGCGTGCTCGATGCGCTGCGTCTCCCAGACGCCCTCGACCACGTGCGCGCTTTCCGCCAGCGCGGCGTCGGCGTCGCCCCGTCGGATGACGGT
This window encodes:
- a CDS encoding purine permease, giving the protein MKLLYGVDDKVPAGPALLLALQHVLAVFVGVITPPLIVARALGCDMAETGLLVSMSLFTSGVNSYLQAHRFGPVGSGLLSIQGTTFVMVGLAIDTGKAGGLPLVFTLALIGAFVPMIVSRTFGVAQRFFPPVVTGSVVTLVGLSLISVGFNAFAGGGRASDFGSPSNLALGLFTMMVIVILNARGRGLFATASIAIGLAAGYLVAAALGRLDFSALSSAAWMHMPVPFRYPLRFDLARVLPWILGYLVVSIECLGSLTATASVSGEPVSGPTYVSRMQGGLLADGLGCAVTSTFGALPKTSFSQNVAVISLTRVASRQVGMIVGLMLMALGVFPKLAALVSIMPPPVLGGATVVMFALVAVAGLDIVQRDGFTPRNQLILAVSLALGLGVTMVPSATAQIHALQASTALERFAIDLLQALVESGLTVGTVTAVVLNILLPPDEAGEKGSDAEPHGHVG
- the xdh gene encoding selenium-dependent xanthine dehydrogenase; the encoded protein is MTLSFSLNGEPQRVELASDASLLEVLRDSCGIRSTKDGCSPQGQCGCCLALVDGRAVTTCAMPAARAAGREVVTLEGLPEETRARYALAFVAAAGIQCGFCIPGIVLRTHHLLTKTSPSTPLTRDAIAKALDVHLCRCTGYVKIIDAIEVLARGDEAPPCDDGRVGRPLARVRGVERTLGTCDFVADMRRDTLLEGALLLSQHARARVRAIDVSAARAVEGVRAVVTAADVPGERWYGLLVNDWPGLVAAGEEVRCAGDVLAAVAAVDARTARLAVSKIRVEYEPLPPVLDPEDALRDDAPHVNPKAASNLLSHTVIRRGDADAALAESAHVVEGVWETQRIEHAFLEPESALAEPLDGGRLRLYTQGQGIYDDRRQVAAFTGLPEDAVDVVLVPNGGAFGGKEDLSVQAHAALLAQVSGQPVRVTLSRDESVRMHPKRHPMRMHYRVGCDADGRLTAVHARIVGDSGAYASVGAKVLERAAGHACGPYRVPHVDVEARAVYTNHPPCGAMRGFGVNQTAFAIEGAVDRLAALCGLDPFGMRWRNALEVGDTFATGQVLEHSVGLKATLAAVRETWQAARARGQAVGIACGLKNSGIGNGVVEFGKARLVVEPDAHVTIFNGYTEMGQGLLTVLTQFAVEATGLPASTFRVKVDSTYALDCGQTTGSRATLFGGRAVLSAAAKLRADLEQGHTLADLAGRVYAADVTVDDTTSLNDAGATRIKTHTAFSYATQVCLLDSAGRVERIIAAHDVGRVVNPALCSGQIEGSVHMGMGYALTEELACERGVPVTSRLRDLGVLRAKDMPAVDVILVEAPTPEGPMGAKGVGEIGLVPTAPAVAAALHAFDGEWRYTLPMRASAAARAMSVGRSRVE